In the genome of Magnolia sinica isolate HGM2019 chromosome 2, MsV1, whole genome shotgun sequence, one region contains:
- the LOC131225070 gene encoding uncharacterized protein LOC131225070: MARDVQEVSLEVDLSPFFRTEVSDGVDKGEIKSEVVKHFHDLFKEDVHPPTPLLQPLLSVLPRIISPSDNDHLMHPPSQQEVHQAILSLPIDGAVSLDSFSRAFFVGSWDIIRQDLLQTAIHLFEGGDFPRAFTTSLICLIQKCPVLKREAVGFFKSSRGLRQGDPLSPSLFIIATEILNRGIKVLVERRSYDTLLFLNESVASLNAIKGLLQAY; the protein is encoded by the exons ATGGCAAGAGATGTCCAAGAAGTCAGCCTTGAAGTTGACCTCTCCCCTTTCTTCCGTACAGAAGTTTCTGATGGGGTTGATAAGGGAG AGATTAAATCAGAAGTGGTCAAACACTTCCACGATCTGTTCAAAGAAGACGTCCATCCACCCACTCCTCTTTTGCAGCCCCTCCTCTCAGTCCTCCCTCGAATCATCTCCCCCTCGGACAATGACCATCTGATGCACCCCCCTTCTCAGCAAGAAGTCCACCAGGCAATCCTCTCCCTCCCCATTGACGGTGCTGTCAGTCTTGACAGTTTCTCAAGGGCCTTCTTCGTGGGCAGCTGGGATATCATCAGGCAGGACCTCCTCCAAACGGCAATTCACTTATTTGAGGGCGGGGACTTTCCCCGGGCCTTCACCACGTCTCTGATCTGCCTTATCCAGAAATGCCCGGTTCTTAAGAG AGAGGCTGTTGGTTTCTTCAAGTCCTCTAGAGGGTTGAGGCAAGGTGACCCCCTCTCGCCTAGCCTGTTTATCATCGCTACTGAAATTCTCAACCGCGGGATCAAAGTCTTGGTGGAGCGCAGATCCT ATGACACGCTACTTTTCTTGAATGAAAGTGTTGCCTCATTGAACGCTATCAAGGGGCTTCTTCAGGCCTATTAG
- the LOC131237023 gene encoding catalase isozyme 1-like, translated as MDPYKYRPSCSHNSLFFTTNSGAPVWNNNSSLTVGSRGPILLEDYHLVEKLAQFVRERIPERVVHARGASAKGFFEVTHDISHLTCADFLRAPGVQTPVIVRFSTVINERGSPETLRDPRGFAVKFYTREGNFDLVGNNFPVFFVRDGIKFPDAIHAFKPNPKSHIQENWRILDFFSHHPESLHTFAFLFDDVGVPLNYRHMDGFGVNTYTLINKDGKVHYVKFHWRPTCGVKCLLEDEAVIVGGTNYSHATKDLYDSIAAGNFPEWKLFIQVMDPEHEDKFDFDPLDVTKTWPEDILPLQQVGSLVLNKNIDNFFAENEQLAFCPALVVPGIYYSDDKLLQARIFAYADTQRHRLGPNYLMLPVNAPKCAHHNNHHDGFMNFMHRDEEVNYFPSRYDPVRHAERFPIPSRISSGKREKCIIEKENNFKQPGERYRSFAPDRQERFVRRWVEALSDPRVTHEIRSIWISYWSQCDKSLGQKLAHHLNVKPSM; from the exons ATGGATCCTTACAAG TACCGCCCTTCGTGctctcacaactctctcttcttcACCACTAATTCCGGCGCACCAGTTTGGAACAACAACTCTTCGTTAACTGTCGGATCTAGAG GACCGATTCTCCTTGAGGACTACCATTTGGTCGAGAAACTCGCTCAATTCGTCAGGGAGCGTATACCGGAGCGTGTTGTTCATGCCAGGGGAGCTAGTGCAAAGGGTTTCTTTGAGGTCACCCACGATATTTCTCATCTTACTTGTGCCGATTTCCTTCGCGCACCTGGAGTTCAGACCCCTGTCATAGTTCGATTTTCAACTGTTATCAATGAGCGTGGCAGTCCTGAAACTTTGAGGGATCCTCGAGGTTTCGCGGTGAAGTTCTATACCAGAGAG GGCAACTTTGATCTTGTCGGTAATAACTTCCCAGTGTTCTTTGTCCGCGATGGCATTAAGTTCCCCGACGCGATCCATGCTTTCAAACCAAACCCCAAGTCTCACATCCAGGAGAACTGGCGGATTCTCGACTTCTTCTCACACCATCCCGAGAGCTTGCACACGTTCGCTTTTCTCTTTGATGATGTTGGTGTCCCGCTTAATTATAGACACATGGATGGGTTTGGTGTCAATACCTACACTCTCATCAACAAGGATGGAAAAGTCCATTATGTGAAGTTCCATTGGAGACCCACCTGTGGAGTGAAGTGTTTGTTGGAGGATGAGGCTGTGATTGTAGGAGGGACTAATTACAGTCATGCTACTAAGGATCTTTATGATTCAATCGCCGCTGGAAACTTCCCTGAGTGGAAGCTTTTCATCCAGGTCATGGATCCTGAACATGAGGACAAGTTCGATTTTGATCCCTTGGATGTTACTAAGACCTGGCCAGAAGACATCTTGCCTCTTCAGCAAGTTGGGAGCTTGGTCTTGAACAAGAACATCGATAACTTCTTCGCGGAAAATGAGCAGCTTGCCTTTTGTCCTGCGCTTGTGGTGCCCGGAATCTATTATTCGGATGATAAGCTTCTCCAGGCTCGGATTTTCGCCTATGCTGATACTCAGAGGCATCGGCTTGGGCCGAACTATTTGATGCTTCCCGTGAATGCGCCCAAATGTGCCCATCATAACAATCACCACGATGGTTTCATGAATTTCATGCATAGGGATGAAGAG GTGAATTACTTCCCTTCAAGGTATGATCCTGTTCGACATGCTGAGCGATTCCCCATTCCATCCCGTATTAGTTCTGGGAAGCGTGAGAAG TGCATAATTGAGAAGGAGAACAATTTCAAGCAGCCTGGAGAAAGATACCGGTCCTTCGCACCAGACAG GCAAGAGCGCTTCGTCCGCCGATGGGTTGAGGCATTGTCGGATCCAAGGGTCACCCATGAAATTCGTAGCATCTGGATCAGCTACTGGTCTCAG TGTGACAAATCTCTGGGACAGAAGCTGGCGCATCACCTCAACGTCAAGCCGAGCATGTGA